From the Endozoicomonas sp. Mp262 genome, the window TAAATGGGCTGGCCGAATACTATGATTGTATATTACGTAGCGATAACGTCGCCATTGGGCTGAGAAACGGGCATGAAAGTCCTCGCTGATGGGTTTAACCCAGTTTACAGCAATGGTATCCGGCAGATTGGTATTGGCACCATAAGTCCAGCCACGCTCACTGCGCTCTGCCCCAGTATCAAAATGAATAATCTGGTTACAGCCGTGGACACCGGCATCGGTTCTTCCGGCACAGATAACATTCACCGGATGATTGGCAACTTTTGACAGGGCTTTCTCTACTTCAGCCTGAATGGTGGGTAAGCCCGACTTGAGACTTTGCCATCCATGGTAACAGGAACCGTCATACTGAACACTGGCGGCGTAACGTGGCATAAACTGGAATATCCTGGCGCTAAAGAACAGGAAATTTAGCAGTGTTCTGATTCAATGTGCAATTGCGGAAAACGCTTTGATGGTTGATAGTGAGTTGTATAGATTCATTTTCCATAGACAATACTCTATTCCCTATTCCCTATTCCCTATTCCCTATTCCCTATTCACCATTCCCCACTAGATTAGAACTACAATTGATCCAGCAGCTGTTTTGCCTCTTCCTGCTGCTCGTCACTCCCCTGCTCCAGGATTTCGTCGAGAATATCGGAAGCCCCTTCCCGGTCACCCATATCAATATAGGCCCTGGCCAAATCCAGCTTGATAGACACCTCATCCTCATCAGAGAAGAGATCCAGATCTTCATCAAGATCGTCACCAAATTCCATATCTGGTGTTAACTGATCCAGGCCAGCTTCGGTCTCTGGAGCAGAAGGCTTTTTTTCCCCTTGCAGGTCATCAAGGTCAATATCAGGTAGCGCCTCAGGGGCTTCCTGCTCATCTCCCGTGAATCCTTCGGATGCAGGAGGCTCCCCAGCCCCATCCAAGTCAGCCATATCAAAGTCCAGGCCTGGAATGTCATCCCCCAAAGTCTCTGGTTCCTGATCCTCGGACGCCCCCTGAAAATCAAGGCCCTCCGTATCAAACTCCAGGCTATTGCCATCATCCGTTTCCGTTGATACAGACTCTTCCCCTGCAAGCCCTGGTGCTTCTAGTGTATTGTCCGCAGTCATATCAAATTCAAGACCCTGATGCTCACTCTCTTCTTCCCGATTAAACCCGTCTTTCTGAGCATCACTTTCCAGGACCGGTTCTTCCGGGCTTTCCTGTCCTGAACCGCCCGATTCCAGATCAAAGTTATCCAGACCATCGGATAAGGCTTCAGGTTCTTCCTCATCGAAATCCAGGTCATACTCATCCCACTCTTCAGACGCTGTATTGACTGATTGAGTGTCTGTCCCGGCTGATGGCTCCTCTGCCAGCACCTCCTGTGAAAACCGTGTCTTAAAGGTTTCTGCGACTTTCAGGGCGTCCTGATCACCTAATACTTCAAGGGATACCAAGGCTTGCCTGAAATGATCAATATCACCGCTTTCGGCATAGACTTCCAGCCGTTTCAGCTGCAAATCCGCTCGATCCGGCTCGTTGGCAATCGCTTTGTTCAACAGCGCTTCAGCCTGTTCAAAACGGCCGTAAGCTATATAAACATCCGCTTCATTAATCGCATCGGCGGTTTGTTCCGGAGAAATTTCTTCTGGAGACTCATCATCAATATCAAGATGGTCATCAATTTCCAGATCATCATCAATATCAAGGTCAGGCAGCCCCTCATGAGCTAAATCTCCATCCTCTGCTATCTCCTCCGTATCCGGGCTGCTATCCAGGTCGAGCACTTCCATTAGCTCATCCTCATCCGCTAATAGCTGTTCTTCCTGCCTGCGGCGATAGTATATATACCCCCCGGCTCCGGCCAGTGGGATTAAGGCAGCCAGAATCAGGAACAAAGGGCTGCCCAGCAAGGATGTAAAAAAGCCAGGCTCGGGCGGCGATGGTGGTTCAGGTATCACAGAGCTTTGAGACTGAACAACCTCCGCTGGCTCTTGTGGTTTTGAGGGTACTGCCTCCTTCTCCATAAGCCTTTGCTTACTTTTAACACCAGGTTCATTAATCTCGATGGCAGGCTCACCAACTGCATTTTTCTCTGCTTTCTCTGAAACCGTTTTACTGGCCGGTATCATTGGCACAACAGAGTCTTCAGGCTTTTCGTCAATTTGAACATTCCCTGAAGCCTGTAATGCTGCCATCTGATCATCTTTGAGCATCATCAATCGCTTCAGGGTTGCCACTTGTTCATCAAGATCTTTTAAGCGACTTTTCAACTCGTTATTTTCACGGGTCAACATGTCCAGCTTTTCTCTGGTTTCGATCAGCTCATCATTAAGGGGAGCTTTTGCTGAACCGGCTTCGCCAAGATCTTTCCCCTTGGAACCGGATTCATTTTCCAGGGAAACGATACTGAGCTTGCCTCTGGTAACCCGGGCCTTAGCGGGAGTGTCTATACTGTTTCTGCGCCGGGCATCAAGCTGGGGCAATTGACCACCACGGCGACGCTGCTGCCATTCTCTGTTCTGTCTGGCCACTTCCCACAATGCCTGGTCAAAGGTAATAGATTCAACCATAGTGCGATCAGGTAACCGCAGCACAACCCCTTTTTTGAGCTTGTTGATATTATTATCATCAAATGCCTGTGGATTAAGCTGCTGGATGGCCAGCATGGTTTGCTGGACACTAATGCCTCTTTCCGGACGGGCATCTCGTGCCACCTTCCACAGGGTATCACTGGGTCTGACCCGGTAGCTTTTTAAATGCCCCACATTTTTTTGGGGGATTTTAGGAATAGCGGAATATTGGGGAGCTGCCGGATCCACGGCATCAGACTGATGCTTTTTACCCACGGCAACCGGGGATGTCACCTGTCCCGAACCGGGATAATAACCCTTGGGCCTGCTTTCAGGCGGCTGGACAGGTGCTGCCGGATATTTGCTGTAGGTGGGCAGATCCATCAGGAAGGTATACTCCCTAAGCAAACGCCCCTTGGGCCAGTGGACTTCCAGTAGAAAGTTCAGAAAAGGCTCCTGGACAGGCTTGGTAGTACGGATATAGATGATGCCAGTGCCATCACCCCGCAGCTCAGTGCGAAATTTAAGATGGGTCAGACTAAAAGGCCGCTGAATACCCGCACGGGCAAAATCCTGCTGACTGGCAAGACTGGCAAGAATCTCTGTGGGACTGAAATCCTTGACATCAACCAGCTGAATTTCAGCATTCAAGGGCTGGTGCAGCTTGGACTTGAGTTTAATAGAACCCAGCCCCAGGGCCAAAGCATAGCCGGAGCTACCCAAAGCCGCTGCAGTAGAGAAAGCCACTACCAGCTCTTTAAGTCTCATTATGCATCCCTGCTGATCACACGCCCTCTTGGCGCTTTTCCTTAAGTTGTCATCGCCAATAATGATGAAAACTGTATGTTATGGAATCTACCATCCCTTTAAGTTATCACCTTAAAAAGTCTTTTATCAATGTTTCCGCAACCAGCAAGGCTTGCAACGCCCCCTGCCGGGTAGCATCTGCTGCCACCCAAAAGCTTAAGGCACCGTCACTGCCGGGCTGCCTTCTTAAACGACCCAGCATAATATGATCGCTACCGGCAGCCTGCTCAACGGTAGGATAATCGGTGGACTCAAACAGATTGATCGCGTTATTTTCTCCCAGGGCATCATGGATGACATCAAGATCAACGGGAATGTCCAGGTCGAGGGATACCGTAACACTGTCACCAAAGAATACCGGTGCAATCATACAGGTAGAGCGAATATCCAGATCATCCACCTCCATTCCTGCCCGTATTTCTGCATCCAGAATACACTCTTCGCTACTTTGGCCGGAGGCCTCAATGGTTCCTACTTCGGGAATCAGGTTGTAAGCGGTTCTCCGGGTAAAAGCCTCGGCATTCACAGGCTTGCCATTCAGAAGTTCAATGGTCTGCTTTCTCAGTTCATTGATGCCGGAATCCCCGGCCCGCGACACTGCCAGGCAAGCTGTGATATCCACACGCTCGATAGCGGCAATTTCGCTGATCGTTTTCAATGCAGGTAATATCAGGGCAGCGGGGCTGGAGGGAATAACCACCCGTTTTTGCATGACCGCCGCTTCAAGGGAATCCCTGTCCATATCTGCCATAGCCAGCACGGCGCCATAGTGCTCTGCTGCGCCCCGGCTGCCATCAATAATCATGCAGCCAGACTCAATAGCCTGCTGAATCACCTGATCGTTAATAGAACTGCCCGCAGGTATAAATGCCAGGTCGGCATCAGCAAATTCAAACCCCGACTCAGTCAGGACATCCAGCTCTTCACCATGAAAATCAATGGTAGAACCACTGTCTGCCGAGTCTGATAGTGGGTAGAGGGTACCTATGGGAAAGCTCTTATCCTCCAGCAGACTGATTAATGTTTTGGCTGCCAGGCTGGTTGTATCACATAAAGCAATATCATAGGTTCTGCTCATAATACTCTCTTTTCAAAACAGTCTGTTTGGCGCGTCACTTTAATGATGCCAGCCAGGATAGGCAAGGGGCTGTGGAGGCTGATAGTTGTTCAACCATCATTATTATTCAACTCTACTAAATAGTAATCCGATCTGGCAGCCTGGTGTTTCCACTGATCTTGAAAGGCAAAACCTGCTTGATATTAGTCAGCAATTCTAACGCTATTGTTAGTTACTTGATAACCAAGTAAGACTACAAATACCTGATTTTATAATTTACAGGAAATATTTATGGGACCTTTAAAATCAGGAGAATCCTTTTTAACCATTCAACAAGCAACCATACCCGGATCATCCACAGAAACATTCAATGAACCAAAAAATTATAATTTAAAATCTGGAAAAAGAAAAAAAACCAAAATCAAGTCTAGAACTGTTTCTAAAAGCCAGGGATTTCTACATCAAAACCTGTCAAAATTACCAGTAATTCGGATTGGTGTTGGTGCTGGAGCGGGGCTGGGTGATCAAGTAGCAGCTATCAATATTATAGAAAATTTAGTCAAGTTCGGATTTAAAGGAAAAGTTGAATTAATTTATGGCGCAGAAGATGAAGATAACAAAATACTAGAAAAGCTACGCAATAAGTTATCCTGCTTACTACCTGGTTTTAATGCTAAAAATAATAGTCCTCAAACCGTAGAGGTATGTGGAATCGAATGCGAATGTATACCTAAAAGTCAACTGCACTCATATTGCAAAGCCCATCATTCAGAAACACAACAGGCTCTTGGAATATGGCCAATGAATTTTAGAAAATCCTGGCTTTGTACTGATTATGGGCTAGTAATTCCACCCTATGGATGGAGTAAGGTAAAGCCCAGAGTGGAATTTCCAGATAGTACAACAAAGCCTATTGAGTTAACAAAAATGGCTAATTATCAGCAATCAAGTAGTGCAGAAACAAGCCTTTTAGATATCTGGCCTGAAACTGATGTCAGAAAAGAAAAGGTAGATGGTATTTTAGATGACTTCAAAAATAAACATTTCCATTTAATGCCGGTCTATGGAATTCATCACGGTGAAGTTGAACCCGGTTGTGAAGTGGTTTTGGAGAGGTTAATTAAAGCAACTAAAACATCCCACAAGAAAGATAATGAGCAAACCGTTTTACTGGTCATGAGCAACCTGGATAACACAACTAGACTAGAGCAACTTGCTGAATCAAATGGCGCTGATTTCCTTAATCTAAATAGAGACAGCTGGACCAGCTTAAAATCCGGAGATCAAAGAAAAAACTGTTTTAAAAGCCCTGTCTGTCTTGTTTATTGCGGTTCATTACCAAAAAAGGTTTTTGAGCATATTTGCATTAAAGCAGATAGACCTTTAGTACAGGAAGGAGCTAACTCTGCCAGTTTTATGCATCAACTAGGTAAACCATATCTACCTTTATTGCCAAAAGGGGATACCACTCTGCCTGATATCGATGACTTATACATACCTCCTGGCAAGAAACAAAAGACAATACAAAAAGGACTTATTAAGGAGGTCACCACCGATTACCAAAGATCGTCTATACAGGCGATAGGAAACAGCCTAACTTCTGATATAAAAGAATACTGCTATTTAGCAACAGCCATTGAATTATGGGATTCATTAAGACCCGTTTTACCAGATTCAGCCACCAATAGAATATCTGATTATTTTTCTGGATTTATTAATGAAGGATTTGATGAGTTCATACTAAAAAATGAAATTGAAGAGGCTATCAGCTACGGTGAATTAGAAGATCACGATATTAACACCTGGCTGGGAATGCTAAAAGAATTAGTTGAGCTTAGAAACAATAAAGCAAGCATCAATATCTTAAATAATATGAAAAAGCAAATTGAATTGCGTAGTGCAGTAATTAAAAAAAGAGGGATTGACCTTGACAAGCTGATCAACTACAGGACGACAGGAGTACCTATAGGCTGGCTTAGAAAATTCATTCCTAATCTTTCTTTAAGAGCCGCAGACCAGTCTTCATCTGAAAAAACAGTATGTATTTTACCTGCAAAAAAGGTATCAAATGACATTAACATCCACGAACTGATTGGAGATATCGTAGATAATACTCAAATGCTGATTCCACACTTAAAGCGAAGAAAAAAAACAAAAGACTTTGATAAAATAATAGAATTAATAAAAAAACGTTTTTTTTATGGCAAAACCGAAGTAGATAATGAACTAAGAGAAAAAGTCAAACCTGGATTCAGCACTGAAGATAATGAACAGCTTGGCAAGTTTATCTGGGGAGATTTAGGAGAGGATTATTTTAAGGAAGTCCAGCATATAGCATTAAAACCTGAAAACAATTCAGTTTACTCCGCTCTTTCATCATTAACTGCTGTTGACTGGAATCAAATTCATTCATTGTATTAGTTCAGACCCCACCTTACATTTCTTTTTTGAAAATAAAGAGGACTACAATTTACGTGCAATAGTCACAATCTAACCTAACATTTACCAGACTCACATCGTCTATACCGTCAGGTTAGATTCAGGTATAGTAGCTAACAACCATCCTTCTGAGCCTGTAAATACTGCTTTCCGGCCAATAGTAAAGAAACACGCCTGTTCATAGAGCTTCTATACAGGCTATCAAGGCCTTTGACTATTTGCCGGATTTTCTTTCTGATACCTTTATCCTCTATGTCTGACTCCAACCCATGCATGCGCTGATTCAGGGCTACGAGTTCTATTTGCGCCACAGCACTTTTAAAAATATTACCATTGACCTTATCGCTGATAGCTGCAACCAGGGGGCCTATACAGATATTAAGTTGTTGCCATTTATAATGACCGGAAGAGAATGGCTCAAAGGTTCTGTTAAGTGCCTTCGAGCAAGCCACGATTTTTTCAAGCAACTGACACAACTCACCTGGCGTTGCCACTGATAAATATTGCTCACCATTAGCCTTCGCTACCAGCGCATCCACATAGGTAAGACAGGTTACTGACTGAATACCTTCCGAAAAAAAATCAACCCTTGAGTACACGTCGTAATTAACATAGAGCGCTATCAACGCCTTATCTACAGGCAGAACCGATTCAAGCTGCCGCTGAAGATCCCCTTTCAGCTTTGCTATGGGTTCAATAAGACTGCTTTTATCAGTGGGTACTTCAGTAATTAATA encodes:
- a CDS encoding Asd/ArgC dimerization domain-containing protein, which translates into the protein MSRTYDIALCDTTSLAAKTLISLLEDKSFPIGTLYPLSDSADSGSTIDFHGEELDVLTESGFEFADADLAFIPAGSSINDQVIQQAIESGCMIIDGSRGAAEHYGAVLAMADMDRDSLEAAVMQKRVVIPSSPAALILPALKTISEIAAIERVDITACLAVSRAGDSGINELRKQTIELLNGKPVNAEAFTRRTAYNLIPEVGTIEASGQSSEECILDAEIRAGMEVDDLDIRSTCMIAPVFFGDSVTVSLDLDIPVDLDVIHDALGENNAINLFESTDYPTVEQAAGSDHIMLGRLRRQPGSDGALSFWVAADATRQGALQALLVAETLIKDFLR